The following proteins are encoded in a genomic region of Balaenoptera ricei isolate mBalRic1 chromosome 14, mBalRic1.hap2, whole genome shotgun sequence:
- the ZCCHC8 gene encoding zinc finger CCHC domain-containing protein 8 isoform X3: MNNVISKQYHQEIEEFVSNLVKRFEEQQKNDVEKTSFNLLPQPSSVMLEEDHKVEECSAVNNKEAFSVVGSVLYFTNFCLDKLGQPLLNENPQLTEGWEIPKYQQVFSHIVSLEGQEIQVKAKRPKPHCFNCGSEEHQMKDCPMPRNAARISEKRKEYMDACGETSNQNFQQRYHADEVEERFGRFKPGVISEELQDALGVTDKSLPPFIYRMRQLGYPPGWLKEAELETSGLALYDGKDGADGETEAGEVQQNKSVTYDLSKLVNYPGFNISTPRGIPDEWRMFGSIPMQACQQKDVFANYLTSNFQAPSVRSSSKRSSSLPSPSSPKKQKKEGSSAASPADMELDSDAEVPHGPPSSEAFQFQPPLPPGTPPLPRSTPPPIFTPPLPKGTPPLTPSGSPQTRAASVTMDEDALTLEELEEQQRRIWAALEQAESVNSDSDIPVDTPLTGNSVASSPCPNEPDLPVPEGKTSEKQMSDEAEVPDTCTEKSEVEQTSSPDSEAALPGQKQEEGPAEADSEGTLDSGRVGSDCEVKNGGSSQKLLQTDTSPGTATKIHSPVPDMSKFATGITPFEFENMAESTGMYLRIRNLLKNSPRNQQKHKKASE, translated from the exons ATGAACAATGTTATTTCAAA GCAATATCATCAAGAAATAGAGGAATTTGTATCAAATTTAGTAAAAAGATTTGAGGAACAGCAGAAAAATGATGTGGAAAAGACTTCCTTTAATCTTTTGCCCCAG CCTTCCAGTGTTATGCTAGAAGAGGACCATAAAGTAGAAGAATGCAGTGCTGTTAACAATAAGGAAGCTTTTAGT GTTGTAGGAAGTGTCCtgtattttactaatttttgccTTGATAAATTGGGGCAACCGCTACTAAATGAAAACCCTCAGCTTACGGAAGGATGGGAAATACCCAA GTACCAGCAAGTCTTCAGCCACATTGTTTCTCTAGAAGGGCAAGAAATACAAGTAAAGGCAAAAAG GCCAAAGCCTCACTGTTTCAATTGTGGTTCTGAAGAGCATCAAATGAAAGATTGCCCAATG CCTCGGAATGCTGCTCGAATAAGTGAGAAGAGAAAAGAGTATATGGATGCCTGTGGTGAGACAAGCAATCAGAATTTTCAGCAGCGATACCACGCAGACGAAGTAGAAGAAAGATTTGGAAGATTCAAGCCGGGAGTTATCAG tGAGGAACTTCAGGATGCACTGGGTGTGACGGACAAGAGTCTTCCACCTTTTATATATCGAATGCGCCAGCTAGGATACCCACCAGGCTGGCTCAAAGAGGCCGAACTAGAGACCTCAGGGCTTGCACTCTATGATGGAAAAG ATGGTGCTGATGGAGAAACAGAAGCTGGAGAAGTACAACAAAATAAAAGTGTCACTTACGATCTCTCGAAATTGGTAAACTATCCAGGTTTTAATATATCTACTCCCAGAGGAATTCCAGAT GAATGGAGGATGTTTGGTTCCATACCAATGCAGGCATGTCAGCAGAAAGACGTGTTTGCCAATTACCTAACTTCTAACTTCCAAGCG CCGAGTGTGAGGTCCAGCAGCAAGAGGTCTTCGTCTCTGCCCAGCCCTAGTAGtccaaagaagcagaagaaggaaGGCAGCTCAGCAGCCTCGCCCGCCGACATGGAGCTCGACTCGG ATGCAGAGGTCCCGCACGGGCCCCCGAGCAgcgaagcttttcagtttcagccCCCGCTGCCCCCTGGCACTCCTCCGCTGCCCCGGAGCACCCCTCCACCCATCTTCACGCCTCCGCTCCCCAAGGGCACCCCGCCGCTCACTCCCAGTGGCTCACCCCAGACCAGAGCGGCATCTGTGACTATGGACGAGGACGCACTGACTCTGGAGGAACTTGAAGAACAGCAGAGGCGGATCTGGGCGGCCCTCGAGCAGGCCGAGAGCGTAAACAGTGATTCTGATATTCCTGTTGACACACCTTTAACCGGGAATTCAGTTGCCTCTTCACCTTGTCCGAATGAGCCTGACCTCCCTGTCCCAGAGGGAAAAACATCTGAAAAGCAGATGTCAGATGAGGCTGAGGTACCAGACACCTGCACAGAGAAATCAGAAGTTGAACAAACCTCGAGTCCAGATTCTGAGGCTGCCTTGCCtggccagaagcaagaggaagggCCGGCCGAGGCCGACTCTGAAGGTACTCTTGACAGTGGCAGGGTCGGGTCAGACTGTGAGGTCAAGAATGGAGGCAGCAGCCAGAAGCTCCTTCAAACGGACACCAGTCCTGGAACAGCCACTAAAATCCATAGCCCCGTCCCCGACATGAGCAAGTTTGCAACCGGAATAACGCCATTTGAATTCGAGAACATGGCGGAATCTACTGGAATGTACCTCAGGATAAGAAACTTGTTAAAGAACTCGCCCCGAAACCAGCAAAAACACAAGAAGGCTTCTGAATAA
- the ZCCHC8 gene encoding zinc finger CCHC domain-containing protein 8 isoform X2 has translation MGWATRSCGSGFGSTRKPSSSSAPRELKRKLNILTRPSGILVNNTKLDGPLFQILFMNNVISKQYHQEIEEFVSNLVKRFEEQQKNDVEKTSFNLLPQPSSVMLEEDHKVEECSAVNNKEAFSVVGSVLYFTNFCLDKLGQPLLNENPQLTEGWEIPKYQQVFSHIVSLEGQEIQVKAKRPKPHCFNCGSEEHQMKDCPMPRNAARISEKRKEYMDACGETSNQNFQQRYHADEVEERFGRFKPGVISEELQDALGVTDKSLPPFIYRMRQLGYPPGWLKEAELETSGLALYDGKDGADGETEAGEVQQNKSVTYDLSKLVNYPGFNISTPRGIPDEWRMFGSIPMQACQQKDVFANYLTSNFQAPSVRSSSKRSSSLPSPSSPKKQKKEGSSAASPADMELDSDAEVPHGPPSSEAFQFQPPLPPGTPPLPRSTPPPIFTPPLPKGTPPLTPSGSPQTRAASVTMDEDALTLEELEEQQRRIWAALEQAESVNSDSDIPVDTPLTGNSVASSPCPNEPDLPVPEGKTSEKQMSDEAEVPDTCTEKSEVEQTSSPDSEAALPGQKQEEGPAEADSEGTLDSGRVGSDCEVKNGGSSQKLLQTDTSPGTATKIHSPVPDMSKFATGITPFEFENMAESTGMYLRIRNLLKNSPRNQQKHKKASE, from the exons ATGGGGTGGGCGACGCGGAGCTGCGGGAGCGGCTTCGGCAGTACGAGGAAACCATCGAGCAGCTCCGCGCCGAG AgaacttaaaagaaaattgaacATTCTGACTCGACCAAG TGGAATATTGGTGAACAATACTAAATTAGATGGACCTTTATTTCAGATTCTATTTATGAACAATGTTATTTCAAA GCAATATCATCAAGAAATAGAGGAATTTGTATCAAATTTAGTAAAAAGATTTGAGGAACAGCAGAAAAATGATGTGGAAAAGACTTCCTTTAATCTTTTGCCCCAG CCTTCCAGTGTTATGCTAGAAGAGGACCATAAAGTAGAAGAATGCAGTGCTGTTAACAATAAGGAAGCTTTTAGT GTTGTAGGAAGTGTCCtgtattttactaatttttgccTTGATAAATTGGGGCAACCGCTACTAAATGAAAACCCTCAGCTTACGGAAGGATGGGAAATACCCAA GTACCAGCAAGTCTTCAGCCACATTGTTTCTCTAGAAGGGCAAGAAATACAAGTAAAGGCAAAAAG GCCAAAGCCTCACTGTTTCAATTGTGGTTCTGAAGAGCATCAAATGAAAGATTGCCCAATG CCTCGGAATGCTGCTCGAATAAGTGAGAAGAGAAAAGAGTATATGGATGCCTGTGGTGAGACAAGCAATCAGAATTTTCAGCAGCGATACCACGCAGACGAAGTAGAAGAAAGATTTGGAAGATTCAAGCCGGGAGTTATCAG tGAGGAACTTCAGGATGCACTGGGTGTGACGGACAAGAGTCTTCCACCTTTTATATATCGAATGCGCCAGCTAGGATACCCACCAGGCTGGCTCAAAGAGGCCGAACTAGAGACCTCAGGGCTTGCACTCTATGATGGAAAAG ATGGTGCTGATGGAGAAACAGAAGCTGGAGAAGTACAACAAAATAAAAGTGTCACTTACGATCTCTCGAAATTGGTAAACTATCCAGGTTTTAATATATCTACTCCCAGAGGAATTCCAGAT GAATGGAGGATGTTTGGTTCCATACCAATGCAGGCATGTCAGCAGAAAGACGTGTTTGCCAATTACCTAACTTCTAACTTCCAAGCG CCGAGTGTGAGGTCCAGCAGCAAGAGGTCTTCGTCTCTGCCCAGCCCTAGTAGtccaaagaagcagaagaaggaaGGCAGCTCAGCAGCCTCGCCCGCCGACATGGAGCTCGACTCGG ATGCAGAGGTCCCGCACGGGCCCCCGAGCAgcgaagcttttcagtttcagccCCCGCTGCCCCCTGGCACTCCTCCGCTGCCCCGGAGCACCCCTCCACCCATCTTCACGCCTCCGCTCCCCAAGGGCACCCCGCCGCTCACTCCCAGTGGCTCACCCCAGACCAGAGCGGCATCTGTGACTATGGACGAGGACGCACTGACTCTGGAGGAACTTGAAGAACAGCAGAGGCGGATCTGGGCGGCCCTCGAGCAGGCCGAGAGCGTAAACAGTGATTCTGATATTCCTGTTGACACACCTTTAACCGGGAATTCAGTTGCCTCTTCACCTTGTCCGAATGAGCCTGACCTCCCTGTCCCAGAGGGAAAAACATCTGAAAAGCAGATGTCAGATGAGGCTGAGGTACCAGACACCTGCACAGAGAAATCAGAAGTTGAACAAACCTCGAGTCCAGATTCTGAGGCTGCCTTGCCtggccagaagcaagaggaagggCCGGCCGAGGCCGACTCTGAAGGTACTCTTGACAGTGGCAGGGTCGGGTCAGACTGTGAGGTCAAGAATGGAGGCAGCAGCCAGAAGCTCCTTCAAACGGACACCAGTCCTGGAACAGCCACTAAAATCCATAGCCCCGTCCCCGACATGAGCAAGTTTGCAACCGGAATAACGCCATTTGAATTCGAGAACATGGCGGAATCTACTGGAATGTACCTCAGGATAAGAAACTTGTTAAAGAACTCGCCCCGAAACCAGCAAAAACACAAGAAGGCTTCTGAATAA
- the ZCCHC8 gene encoding zinc finger CCHC domain-containing protein 8 isoform X5 has product MKDCPMPRNAARISEKRKEYMDACGETSNQNFQQRYHADEVEERFGRFKPGVISEELQDALGVTDKSLPPFIYRMRQLGYPPGWLKEAELETSGLALYDGKDGADGETEAGEVQQNKSVTYDLSKLVNYPGFNISTPRGIPDEWRMFGSIPMQACQQKDVFANYLTSNFQAPSVRSSSKRSSSLPSPSSPKKQKKEGSSAASPADMELDSDAEVPHGPPSSEAFQFQPPLPPGTPPLPRSTPPPIFTPPLPKGTPPLTPSGSPQTRAASVTMDEDALTLEELEEQQRRIWAALEQAESVNSDSDIPVDTPLTGNSVASSPCPNEPDLPVPEGKTSEKQMSDEAEVPDTCTEKSEVEQTSSPDSEAALPGQKQEEGPAEADSEGTLDSGRVGSDCEVKNGGSSQKLLQTDTSPGTATKIHSPVPDMSKFATGITPFEFENMAESTGMYLRIRNLLKNSPRNQQKHKKASE; this is encoded by the exons ATGAAAGATTGCCCAATG CCTCGGAATGCTGCTCGAATAAGTGAGAAGAGAAAAGAGTATATGGATGCCTGTGGTGAGACAAGCAATCAGAATTTTCAGCAGCGATACCACGCAGACGAAGTAGAAGAAAGATTTGGAAGATTCAAGCCGGGAGTTATCAG tGAGGAACTTCAGGATGCACTGGGTGTGACGGACAAGAGTCTTCCACCTTTTATATATCGAATGCGCCAGCTAGGATACCCACCAGGCTGGCTCAAAGAGGCCGAACTAGAGACCTCAGGGCTTGCACTCTATGATGGAAAAG ATGGTGCTGATGGAGAAACAGAAGCTGGAGAAGTACAACAAAATAAAAGTGTCACTTACGATCTCTCGAAATTGGTAAACTATCCAGGTTTTAATATATCTACTCCCAGAGGAATTCCAGAT GAATGGAGGATGTTTGGTTCCATACCAATGCAGGCATGTCAGCAGAAAGACGTGTTTGCCAATTACCTAACTTCTAACTTCCAAGCG CCGAGTGTGAGGTCCAGCAGCAAGAGGTCTTCGTCTCTGCCCAGCCCTAGTAGtccaaagaagcagaagaaggaaGGCAGCTCAGCAGCCTCGCCCGCCGACATGGAGCTCGACTCGG ATGCAGAGGTCCCGCACGGGCCCCCGAGCAgcgaagcttttcagtttcagccCCCGCTGCCCCCTGGCACTCCTCCGCTGCCCCGGAGCACCCCTCCACCCATCTTCACGCCTCCGCTCCCCAAGGGCACCCCGCCGCTCACTCCCAGTGGCTCACCCCAGACCAGAGCGGCATCTGTGACTATGGACGAGGACGCACTGACTCTGGAGGAACTTGAAGAACAGCAGAGGCGGATCTGGGCGGCCCTCGAGCAGGCCGAGAGCGTAAACAGTGATTCTGATATTCCTGTTGACACACCTTTAACCGGGAATTCAGTTGCCTCTTCACCTTGTCCGAATGAGCCTGACCTCCCTGTCCCAGAGGGAAAAACATCTGAAAAGCAGATGTCAGATGAGGCTGAGGTACCAGACACCTGCACAGAGAAATCAGAAGTTGAACAAACCTCGAGTCCAGATTCTGAGGCTGCCTTGCCtggccagaagcaagaggaagggCCGGCCGAGGCCGACTCTGAAGGTACTCTTGACAGTGGCAGGGTCGGGTCAGACTGTGAGGTCAAGAATGGAGGCAGCAGCCAGAAGCTCCTTCAAACGGACACCAGTCCTGGAACAGCCACTAAAATCCATAGCCCCGTCCCCGACATGAGCAAGTTTGCAACCGGAATAACGCCATTTGAATTCGAGAACATGGCGGAATCTACTGGAATGTACCTCAGGATAAGAAACTTGTTAAAGAACTCGCCCCGAAACCAGCAAAAACACAAGAAGGCTTCTGAATAA
- the ZCCHC8 gene encoding zinc finger CCHC domain-containing protein 8 isoform X4: MLEEDHKVEECSAVNNKEAFSVVGSVLYFTNFCLDKLGQPLLNENPQLTEGWEIPKYQQVFSHIVSLEGQEIQVKAKRPKPHCFNCGSEEHQMKDCPMPRNAARISEKRKEYMDACGETSNQNFQQRYHADEVEERFGRFKPGVISEELQDALGVTDKSLPPFIYRMRQLGYPPGWLKEAELETSGLALYDGKDGADGETEAGEVQQNKSVTYDLSKLVNYPGFNISTPRGIPDEWRMFGSIPMQACQQKDVFANYLTSNFQAPSVRSSSKRSSSLPSPSSPKKQKKEGSSAASPADMELDSDAEVPHGPPSSEAFQFQPPLPPGTPPLPRSTPPPIFTPPLPKGTPPLTPSGSPQTRAASVTMDEDALTLEELEEQQRRIWAALEQAESVNSDSDIPVDTPLTGNSVASSPCPNEPDLPVPEGKTSEKQMSDEAEVPDTCTEKSEVEQTSSPDSEAALPGQKQEEGPAEADSEGTLDSGRVGSDCEVKNGGSSQKLLQTDTSPGTATKIHSPVPDMSKFATGITPFEFENMAESTGMYLRIRNLLKNSPRNQQKHKKASE, translated from the exons ATGCTAGAAGAGGACCATAAAGTAGAAGAATGCAGTGCTGTTAACAATAAGGAAGCTTTTAGT GTTGTAGGAAGTGTCCtgtattttactaatttttgccTTGATAAATTGGGGCAACCGCTACTAAATGAAAACCCTCAGCTTACGGAAGGATGGGAAATACCCAA GTACCAGCAAGTCTTCAGCCACATTGTTTCTCTAGAAGGGCAAGAAATACAAGTAAAGGCAAAAAG GCCAAAGCCTCACTGTTTCAATTGTGGTTCTGAAGAGCATCAAATGAAAGATTGCCCAATG CCTCGGAATGCTGCTCGAATAAGTGAGAAGAGAAAAGAGTATATGGATGCCTGTGGTGAGACAAGCAATCAGAATTTTCAGCAGCGATACCACGCAGACGAAGTAGAAGAAAGATTTGGAAGATTCAAGCCGGGAGTTATCAG tGAGGAACTTCAGGATGCACTGGGTGTGACGGACAAGAGTCTTCCACCTTTTATATATCGAATGCGCCAGCTAGGATACCCACCAGGCTGGCTCAAAGAGGCCGAACTAGAGACCTCAGGGCTTGCACTCTATGATGGAAAAG ATGGTGCTGATGGAGAAACAGAAGCTGGAGAAGTACAACAAAATAAAAGTGTCACTTACGATCTCTCGAAATTGGTAAACTATCCAGGTTTTAATATATCTACTCCCAGAGGAATTCCAGAT GAATGGAGGATGTTTGGTTCCATACCAATGCAGGCATGTCAGCAGAAAGACGTGTTTGCCAATTACCTAACTTCTAACTTCCAAGCG CCGAGTGTGAGGTCCAGCAGCAAGAGGTCTTCGTCTCTGCCCAGCCCTAGTAGtccaaagaagcagaagaaggaaGGCAGCTCAGCAGCCTCGCCCGCCGACATGGAGCTCGACTCGG ATGCAGAGGTCCCGCACGGGCCCCCGAGCAgcgaagcttttcagtttcagccCCCGCTGCCCCCTGGCACTCCTCCGCTGCCCCGGAGCACCCCTCCACCCATCTTCACGCCTCCGCTCCCCAAGGGCACCCCGCCGCTCACTCCCAGTGGCTCACCCCAGACCAGAGCGGCATCTGTGACTATGGACGAGGACGCACTGACTCTGGAGGAACTTGAAGAACAGCAGAGGCGGATCTGGGCGGCCCTCGAGCAGGCCGAGAGCGTAAACAGTGATTCTGATATTCCTGTTGACACACCTTTAACCGGGAATTCAGTTGCCTCTTCACCTTGTCCGAATGAGCCTGACCTCCCTGTCCCAGAGGGAAAAACATCTGAAAAGCAGATGTCAGATGAGGCTGAGGTACCAGACACCTGCACAGAGAAATCAGAAGTTGAACAAACCTCGAGTCCAGATTCTGAGGCTGCCTTGCCtggccagaagcaagaggaagggCCGGCCGAGGCCGACTCTGAAGGTACTCTTGACAGTGGCAGGGTCGGGTCAGACTGTGAGGTCAAGAATGGAGGCAGCAGCCAGAAGCTCCTTCAAACGGACACCAGTCCTGGAACAGCCACTAAAATCCATAGCCCCGTCCCCGACATGAGCAAGTTTGCAACCGGAATAACGCCATTTGAATTCGAGAACATGGCGGAATCTACTGGAATGTACCTCAGGATAAGAAACTTGTTAAAGAACTCGCCCCGAAACCAGCAAAAACACAAGAAGGCTTCTGAATAA
- the ZCCHC8 gene encoding zinc finger CCHC domain-containing protein 8 isoform X1 — translation MAAEVDFGDLELFEAFDHLEESTPKPVHTLFKDDDGDEEDENGVGDAELRERLRQYEETIEQLRAENQELKRKLNILTRPSGILVNNTKLDGPLFQILFMNNVISKQYHQEIEEFVSNLVKRFEEQQKNDVEKTSFNLLPQPSSVMLEEDHKVEECSAVNNKEAFSVVGSVLYFTNFCLDKLGQPLLNENPQLTEGWEIPKYQQVFSHIVSLEGQEIQVKAKRPKPHCFNCGSEEHQMKDCPMPRNAARISEKRKEYMDACGETSNQNFQQRYHADEVEERFGRFKPGVISEELQDALGVTDKSLPPFIYRMRQLGYPPGWLKEAELETSGLALYDGKDGADGETEAGEVQQNKSVTYDLSKLVNYPGFNISTPRGIPDEWRMFGSIPMQACQQKDVFANYLTSNFQAPSVRSSSKRSSSLPSPSSPKKQKKEGSSAASPADMELDSDAEVPHGPPSSEAFQFQPPLPPGTPPLPRSTPPPIFTPPLPKGTPPLTPSGSPQTRAASVTMDEDALTLEELEEQQRRIWAALEQAESVNSDSDIPVDTPLTGNSVASSPCPNEPDLPVPEGKTSEKQMSDEAEVPDTCTEKSEVEQTSSPDSEAALPGQKQEEGPAEADSEGTLDSGRVGSDCEVKNGGSSQKLLQTDTSPGTATKIHSPVPDMSKFATGITPFEFENMAESTGMYLRIRNLLKNSPRNQQKHKKASE, via the exons ATGGCGGCGGAGGTGGATTTCGGCGACCTAGAGCTGTTCGAGGcgtttgaccacctagaggagtcgACTCCGAAGCCAGTTCACACCCTCTTCAAGGACGACGACGGCGACGAGGAGGACGAGAATGGGGTGGGCGACGCGGAGCTGCGGGAGCGGCTTCGGCAGTACGAGGAAACCATCGAGCAGCTCCGCGCCGAGA ATCAAgaacttaaaagaaaattgaacATTCTGACTCGACCAAG TGGAATATTGGTGAACAATACTAAATTAGATGGACCTTTATTTCAGATTCTATTTATGAACAATGTTATTTCAAA GCAATATCATCAAGAAATAGAGGAATTTGTATCAAATTTAGTAAAAAGATTTGAGGAACAGCAGAAAAATGATGTGGAAAAGACTTCCTTTAATCTTTTGCCCCAG CCTTCCAGTGTTATGCTAGAAGAGGACCATAAAGTAGAAGAATGCAGTGCTGTTAACAATAAGGAAGCTTTTAGT GTTGTAGGAAGTGTCCtgtattttactaatttttgccTTGATAAATTGGGGCAACCGCTACTAAATGAAAACCCTCAGCTTACGGAAGGATGGGAAATACCCAA GTACCAGCAAGTCTTCAGCCACATTGTTTCTCTAGAAGGGCAAGAAATACAAGTAAAGGCAAAAAG GCCAAAGCCTCACTGTTTCAATTGTGGTTCTGAAGAGCATCAAATGAAAGATTGCCCAATG CCTCGGAATGCTGCTCGAATAAGTGAGAAGAGAAAAGAGTATATGGATGCCTGTGGTGAGACAAGCAATCAGAATTTTCAGCAGCGATACCACGCAGACGAAGTAGAAGAAAGATTTGGAAGATTCAAGCCGGGAGTTATCAG tGAGGAACTTCAGGATGCACTGGGTGTGACGGACAAGAGTCTTCCACCTTTTATATATCGAATGCGCCAGCTAGGATACCCACCAGGCTGGCTCAAAGAGGCCGAACTAGAGACCTCAGGGCTTGCACTCTATGATGGAAAAG ATGGTGCTGATGGAGAAACAGAAGCTGGAGAAGTACAACAAAATAAAAGTGTCACTTACGATCTCTCGAAATTGGTAAACTATCCAGGTTTTAATATATCTACTCCCAGAGGAATTCCAGAT GAATGGAGGATGTTTGGTTCCATACCAATGCAGGCATGTCAGCAGAAAGACGTGTTTGCCAATTACCTAACTTCTAACTTCCAAGCG CCGAGTGTGAGGTCCAGCAGCAAGAGGTCTTCGTCTCTGCCCAGCCCTAGTAGtccaaagaagcagaagaaggaaGGCAGCTCAGCAGCCTCGCCCGCCGACATGGAGCTCGACTCGG ATGCAGAGGTCCCGCACGGGCCCCCGAGCAgcgaagcttttcagtttcagccCCCGCTGCCCCCTGGCACTCCTCCGCTGCCCCGGAGCACCCCTCCACCCATCTTCACGCCTCCGCTCCCCAAGGGCACCCCGCCGCTCACTCCCAGTGGCTCACCCCAGACCAGAGCGGCATCTGTGACTATGGACGAGGACGCACTGACTCTGGAGGAACTTGAAGAACAGCAGAGGCGGATCTGGGCGGCCCTCGAGCAGGCCGAGAGCGTAAACAGTGATTCTGATATTCCTGTTGACACACCTTTAACCGGGAATTCAGTTGCCTCTTCACCTTGTCCGAATGAGCCTGACCTCCCTGTCCCAGAGGGAAAAACATCTGAAAAGCAGATGTCAGATGAGGCTGAGGTACCAGACACCTGCACAGAGAAATCAGAAGTTGAACAAACCTCGAGTCCAGATTCTGAGGCTGCCTTGCCtggccagaagcaagaggaagggCCGGCCGAGGCCGACTCTGAAGGTACTCTTGACAGTGGCAGGGTCGGGTCAGACTGTGAGGTCAAGAATGGAGGCAGCAGCCAGAAGCTCCTTCAAACGGACACCAGTCCTGGAACAGCCACTAAAATCCATAGCCCCGTCCCCGACATGAGCAAGTTTGCAACCGGAATAACGCCATTTGAATTCGAGAACATGGCGGAATCTACTGGAATGTACCTCAGGATAAGAAACTTGTTAAAGAACTCGCCCCGAAACCAGCAAAAACACAAGAAGGCTTCTGAATAA